A stretch of Lathyrus oleraceus cultivar Zhongwan6 chromosome 6, CAAS_Psat_ZW6_1.0, whole genome shotgun sequence DNA encodes these proteins:
- the LOC127096962 gene encoding uncharacterized protein LOC127096962 isoform X2, with amino-acid sequence MGPLTMDTIFDLIEEAKLRFLWWSLCIFAISYFLTHTSKSMWMNIPMSVLFFAGLRILVNKVEFRWKVQSPKLQTYLSHLEKKQLPLDDVRVSTSPPPPKWKKKIDSPAVEAALNDFIDLILKDFIINMWYADITSDGEFPEQIRDLIMDAIAEVTVRVKEINIVDLLTSDIVDLISDHIDLFRRNQAAIGVDVMLTLSSEERDERLKFHLLNSKELHPALISPESEYKVLQRLISGVLATVLRKPEAHVPVVRSIAREIVTCLIVQPVMNLASPVYINELIESLLLLLNDGDINWLGGGDQSSNATTHNHINQASSADWAQMLDAATQRRTEVLMPENLENMWARGRNYGKKSRKNAKAGSYAKAKHSSADHSLFDKHFAHETLVTKPGGELHTVGSDPTLHNVIAAALESSADNGKNLSFEADHQQVDEASDIRDLGSNKHKLPFRRTESTSVLGAHSHKGGPNVSECHSPDFKKREWFLGKTASDMAVRKEGQGVLKLRCRVMGAYFEKLGATSFAVYSIAVTDGQEKTWFVKRRYRNFERLHRHLKHIPNYTLHLPPKRIFSSSTEDAFVHQRCIQLDKYLHDLLSIANVAEQHEVWDFLSVSSKNYSFGKSSSMMRTLAVNVDDAVDDIVRQFKGVSDDLKQKAVTASSPTADDSSTSFTWNMDEMESSIPRKSGADSVLCSDNEEGDKELNHGRENIDREVGEDSAGHSDNELSSKDYSQGATNHGNGPGNLDLDRKHDVVNETKVGKDVPTTNGNLIHENPDDPIGVPPEWTPPNVSVPILNLVDNIFQLKKRGWLRRQVFWISKQILQLVMEDAIDDLLLSEIHWLRREETIVQGIRWVQDILWPGGTFFLRVQTPQLFFGGGVIEQKPLQSESGGSNLRKSQSGGYFEEQLEAARRASDVKKLLFVIQCWTQHSNSGLEVDFWARSLQG; translated from the exons atgggTCCTCTTACCATGGATACCATCTTTGATCTCATCGAAGAGGCTAAGCTTCGTTTTCTCTGGTGGTCTCTTTGTATTTTCGCCATTTCCTATTTCTTAACTC ATACAAGTAAATCAATGTGGATGAATATACCAATGTCCGTTCTTTTTTTTGCGGGTCTGAGAATTCTTGTGAACAAGGTGGAGTTTCGTTGGAAGGTTCAGTCACCTAAATTACAAACTTACCTATCTCATTTGGAGAAAAAGCAGCTCCCTCTAGACGATGTGCGCGTCTCTACTTCACCTCCCCCTCCCAAAtggaagaaaaagattgattctCCTGCAGTGGAGGCTGCCTTGAACGATTTCATTGATTTAATATTGAAGGATTTCATTATAAATATGTGGTATGCCGACATTACTTCAGATGGGGAGTTTCCTGAGCAGATACGCGACTTAATCATGGACGCTATTGCTGAAGTCACAGTTAGGGTTAAAGAGATTAACATCGTTGACTTGCTCACAAG TGATATAGTTGATTTAATAAGCGATCATATAGACCTCTTCAGAAGAAATCAAGCTGCTATAGGTGTTGATGTTATGTTAACGTTGTCTTCCGAGGAGAGGGATGAAAGATTGAAGTTCCATCTGTTGAACTCCAAGGAGCTTCATCCAGCACTTATATCTCCAGAGAGTGAGTACAAG GTTCTTCAGCGGTTAATCAGTGGAGTACTAGCTACGGTACTGAGAAAACCAGAAGCTCATGTCCCTGTCGTTCGATCAATAGCTCGGGAAATTGTGACTTGCTTGATAGTGCAACCTGTAATGAATTTGGCAAGCCCTGT GTATATCAATGAGCTGATTGAGTCTCTTCTACTTCTCCTTAATGACGGGGATATAAATTGGTTGGGCGGTGGTGATCAGAGTTCAAATGCTACAACTCACAATCATATTAATCAGGCATCCTCTGCTGATTGGGCACAAATGCTGGACGCTGCAACTCAGAGAAGAACTGAAGTTCTTATGCCTGAGAATCTTGAGAACATGTGGGCAAGAGGAAGGAATTACGGAAAGAAAAGTCGTAAAAATGCCAAAGCTGGCTCTTATGCAAAAGCAAAACATTCTTCTGCAGATCATTCACTCTTTGATAAACATTTCGCTCATGAAACATTAGTGACTAAACCTGGTGGAGAATTGCATACTGTGGGTTCAGATCCCACACTACATAATGTAATCGCAGCTGCGTTGGAGTCTTCAGCAGATAATGGCAAGAATTTATCTTTTGAAGCAGATCATCAACAAGTTGACGAAGCGAGTGATATCAGGGATCTTGGTTCTAATAAACATAAACTTCCATTCAGGAGAACCGAAAGTACTTCTGTCTTGGGAGCCCATTCACATAAAGGTGGGCCTAATGTGTCCGAGTGCCACTCTCCTGATTTTAAGAAGCGTGAATGGTTTTTGGGAAAGACTGCTTCTGACATGGCTGTTAGGAAAGAGGGACAAGGTGTTCTAAAGCTTCGGTGCCGG GTGATGGGAGCCTATTTTGAGAAACTTGGAGCCACTTCTTTTGCTGTATATTCAATCGCAGTAACTGATGGGCAAGAAAAAACATGGTTTGTAAAACGAAG ATACAGGAACTTTGAGCGATTGCATCGACATCTAAAACATATTCCTAACTACACATTACATTTGCCTCCCAAAAGGATATTTTCCTCGAGCACAGAAGATGCCTTTGTACATCAGCGTTGCATTCAACTTGATAAATATCTCCAC GATCTCCTGTCAATAGCTAATGTTGCTGAACAACATGAAGTATGGGACTTCTTAAGTGTTTCCTCAAAG AATTACTCTTTTGGGAAATCTTCTTCGATGATGAGGACCCTGGCAGTCAATGTAGACGATGCTGTGGACGATATTGTACGGCAGTTTAAAGGTGTTTCGGATGATTTAAAGCAAAAAGCTGTCACTGCATCATCCCCTACCGCCGATGACTCTTCTACATCTTTCACTTGGAACATGGATGAAATGGAAAGTAGTATTCCGAGGAAAAGTGGCGCAGACAGTGTGTTGTGCTCTGATAATGAGGAAGGTGATAAAGAATTGAATCACGGACGTGAGAATATCGATAGAGAAGTAGGAGAAGATAGCGCGGGGCATTCTGACAATGAATTGAGCTCGAAGGATTATTCACAAGGGGCAACAAACCATGGTAATGGGCCTGGTAACTTGGATCTTGATAGAAAACACGATGTTGTGAATGAAACAAAGGTTGGCAAGGATGTTCCAACTACAAATGGAAATCTAATTCATGAAAATCCAGACGACCCAATTGGAGTGCCGCCTGAG TGGACCCCTCCTAATGTGAGTGTCCCTATTTTGAATTTGGTTGACAACATATTTCAGCTTAAGAAAAGAGGCTGGCTAAG AAGACAGGTTTTTTGGATATCAAAACAGATACTACAGTTGGTGATGGAAGACGCAATTGATGATTTACTCCTGAGTGAGATTCACTGGCTCAGGAGAGAGGAAACCATCGTCCAAGGAATTCGGTGGGTCCAAGAT ATCCTCTGGCCTGGTGGCACGTTTTTCTTACGAGTTCAGACCCCTCAGTTGTTTTTTGGTGGTGGTGTAATTGAACAGAAGCCTTTACAAAGTGAATCTGGTGGAAGTAACCTGCGTAAATCACAATCAGGAGGGTATTTCGAGGAACAACTAGAAGCTGCTCGGAGAGCAAGTGATGTGAAGAAACTTCTCTTTG TTATCCAATGTTGGACTCAACACTCCAACTCGGGCCTAGAAGTGGACTTCTGGGCGCGTAGTTTGCAGGGCTGA
- the LOC127096962 gene encoding uncharacterized protein LOC127096962 isoform X1 encodes MGPLTMDTIFDLIEEAKLRFLWWSLCIFAISYFLTHTSKSMWMNIPMSVLFFAGLRILVNKVEFRWKVQSPKLQTYLSHLEKKQLPLDDVRVSTSPPPPKWKKKIDSPAVEAALNDFIDLILKDFIINMWYADITSDGEFPEQIRDLIMDAIAEVTVRVKEINIVDLLTSDIVDLISDHIDLFRRNQAAIGVDVMLTLSSEERDERLKFHLLNSKELHPALISPESEYKVLQRLISGVLATVLRKPEAHVPVVRSIAREIVTCLIVQPVMNLASPVYINELIESLLLLLNDGDINWLGGGDQSSNATTHNHINQASSADWAQMLDAATQRRTEVLMPENLENMWARGRNYGKKSRKNAKAGSYAKAKHSSADHSLFDKHFAHETLVTKPGGELHTVGSDPTLHNVIAAALESSADNGKNLSFEADHQQVDEASDIRDLGSNKHKLPFRRTESTSVLGAHSHKGGPNVSECHSPDFKKREWFLGKTASDMAVRKEGQGVLKLRCRVMGAYFEKLGATSFAVYSIAVTDGQEKTWFVKRRYRNFERLHRHLKHIPNYTLHLPPKRIFSSSTEDAFVHQRCIQLDKYLHDLLSIANVAEQHEVWDFLSVSSKNYSFGKSSSMMRTLAVNVDDAVDDIVRQFKGVSDDLKQKAVTASSPTADDSSTSFTWNMDEMESSIPRKSGADSVLCSDNEEGDKELNHGRENIDREVGEDSAGHSDNELSSKDYSQGATNHGNGPGNLDLDRKHDVVNETKVGKDVPTTNGNLIHENPDDPIGVPPEWTPPNVSVPILNLVDNIFQLKKRGWLRRQVFWISKQILQLVMEDAIDDLLLSEIHWLRREETIVQGIRWVQDILWPGGTFFLRVQTPQLFFGGGVIEQKPLQSESGGSNLRKSQSGGYFEEQLEAARRASDVKKLLFDGAPAALVSLIGQKQYKRCASDIYYFSQSSVCVKQLAYAILELLLISVFPELRNVVMSVHENMHVHQPV; translated from the exons atgggTCCTCTTACCATGGATACCATCTTTGATCTCATCGAAGAGGCTAAGCTTCGTTTTCTCTGGTGGTCTCTTTGTATTTTCGCCATTTCCTATTTCTTAACTC ATACAAGTAAATCAATGTGGATGAATATACCAATGTCCGTTCTTTTTTTTGCGGGTCTGAGAATTCTTGTGAACAAGGTGGAGTTTCGTTGGAAGGTTCAGTCACCTAAATTACAAACTTACCTATCTCATTTGGAGAAAAAGCAGCTCCCTCTAGACGATGTGCGCGTCTCTACTTCACCTCCCCCTCCCAAAtggaagaaaaagattgattctCCTGCAGTGGAGGCTGCCTTGAACGATTTCATTGATTTAATATTGAAGGATTTCATTATAAATATGTGGTATGCCGACATTACTTCAGATGGGGAGTTTCCTGAGCAGATACGCGACTTAATCATGGACGCTATTGCTGAAGTCACAGTTAGGGTTAAAGAGATTAACATCGTTGACTTGCTCACAAG TGATATAGTTGATTTAATAAGCGATCATATAGACCTCTTCAGAAGAAATCAAGCTGCTATAGGTGTTGATGTTATGTTAACGTTGTCTTCCGAGGAGAGGGATGAAAGATTGAAGTTCCATCTGTTGAACTCCAAGGAGCTTCATCCAGCACTTATATCTCCAGAGAGTGAGTACAAG GTTCTTCAGCGGTTAATCAGTGGAGTACTAGCTACGGTACTGAGAAAACCAGAAGCTCATGTCCCTGTCGTTCGATCAATAGCTCGGGAAATTGTGACTTGCTTGATAGTGCAACCTGTAATGAATTTGGCAAGCCCTGT GTATATCAATGAGCTGATTGAGTCTCTTCTACTTCTCCTTAATGACGGGGATATAAATTGGTTGGGCGGTGGTGATCAGAGTTCAAATGCTACAACTCACAATCATATTAATCAGGCATCCTCTGCTGATTGGGCACAAATGCTGGACGCTGCAACTCAGAGAAGAACTGAAGTTCTTATGCCTGAGAATCTTGAGAACATGTGGGCAAGAGGAAGGAATTACGGAAAGAAAAGTCGTAAAAATGCCAAAGCTGGCTCTTATGCAAAAGCAAAACATTCTTCTGCAGATCATTCACTCTTTGATAAACATTTCGCTCATGAAACATTAGTGACTAAACCTGGTGGAGAATTGCATACTGTGGGTTCAGATCCCACACTACATAATGTAATCGCAGCTGCGTTGGAGTCTTCAGCAGATAATGGCAAGAATTTATCTTTTGAAGCAGATCATCAACAAGTTGACGAAGCGAGTGATATCAGGGATCTTGGTTCTAATAAACATAAACTTCCATTCAGGAGAACCGAAAGTACTTCTGTCTTGGGAGCCCATTCACATAAAGGTGGGCCTAATGTGTCCGAGTGCCACTCTCCTGATTTTAAGAAGCGTGAATGGTTTTTGGGAAAGACTGCTTCTGACATGGCTGTTAGGAAAGAGGGACAAGGTGTTCTAAAGCTTCGGTGCCGG GTGATGGGAGCCTATTTTGAGAAACTTGGAGCCACTTCTTTTGCTGTATATTCAATCGCAGTAACTGATGGGCAAGAAAAAACATGGTTTGTAAAACGAAG ATACAGGAACTTTGAGCGATTGCATCGACATCTAAAACATATTCCTAACTACACATTACATTTGCCTCCCAAAAGGATATTTTCCTCGAGCACAGAAGATGCCTTTGTACATCAGCGTTGCATTCAACTTGATAAATATCTCCAC GATCTCCTGTCAATAGCTAATGTTGCTGAACAACATGAAGTATGGGACTTCTTAAGTGTTTCCTCAAAG AATTACTCTTTTGGGAAATCTTCTTCGATGATGAGGACCCTGGCAGTCAATGTAGACGATGCTGTGGACGATATTGTACGGCAGTTTAAAGGTGTTTCGGATGATTTAAAGCAAAAAGCTGTCACTGCATCATCCCCTACCGCCGATGACTCTTCTACATCTTTCACTTGGAACATGGATGAAATGGAAAGTAGTATTCCGAGGAAAAGTGGCGCAGACAGTGTGTTGTGCTCTGATAATGAGGAAGGTGATAAAGAATTGAATCACGGACGTGAGAATATCGATAGAGAAGTAGGAGAAGATAGCGCGGGGCATTCTGACAATGAATTGAGCTCGAAGGATTATTCACAAGGGGCAACAAACCATGGTAATGGGCCTGGTAACTTGGATCTTGATAGAAAACACGATGTTGTGAATGAAACAAAGGTTGGCAAGGATGTTCCAACTACAAATGGAAATCTAATTCATGAAAATCCAGACGACCCAATTGGAGTGCCGCCTGAG TGGACCCCTCCTAATGTGAGTGTCCCTATTTTGAATTTGGTTGACAACATATTTCAGCTTAAGAAAAGAGGCTGGCTAAG AAGACAGGTTTTTTGGATATCAAAACAGATACTACAGTTGGTGATGGAAGACGCAATTGATGATTTACTCCTGAGTGAGATTCACTGGCTCAGGAGAGAGGAAACCATCGTCCAAGGAATTCGGTGGGTCCAAGAT ATCCTCTGGCCTGGTGGCACGTTTTTCTTACGAGTTCAGACCCCTCAGTTGTTTTTTGGTGGTGGTGTAATTGAACAGAAGCCTTTACAAAGTGAATCTGGTGGAAGTAACCTGCGTAAATCACAATCAGGAGGGTATTTCGAGGAACAACTAGAAGCTGCTCGGAGAGCAAGTGATGTGAAGAAACTTCTCTTTG ATGGAGCACCGGCAGCCTTAGTTAGCTTAATCGGGCAGAAGCAGTACAAACGTTGTGCCAGTGATATATATTACTTTAGTCAG TCTTCTGTATGTGTGAAGCAACTTGCTTATGCAATCCTTGAACTTCTCCTTATATCCGTCTTCCCCGAATTGCGCAATGTGGTCATGAGTGTTCATGAGAATATGCATGTTCATCAACCTGTATAG
- the LOC127094972 gene encoding uncharacterized protein LOC127094972, translating into MASDQENSQDANAPDDTSEKEITRGITIMKSIIRDRDKAVTYNVNWNADNQLIGSNAAKLASYIGTLVRMHIPITATRWSNKELGSAKDKIWTEILRSFNIEDTTIRKKYILQLAGKRHRGWRTFLTNKYLKDKEIFFVEYDPEYPVKYAIFITEEEWVAFVAQRRDENFKKVSATNRERASNPTYAYKKGRLGYARLEEKILDETKSDATSLPPHVLWKEARVGKDGTVRDDVQHIYDECETLSQSISTAEDQENMSVLSRALNVPEYPGRVRGKGHGCTPTSLYKNPRRRNPSNQEVMETLQALQAQVLQLQKDNERYRCMEKCSSQLKETSEKASINCQNKFPEGISSCQLYLSSPTYRLVGKGKVHNTSGDLLHHRPLPDGHLKVSVDVVLDKDALLPIPDIVSETTLLRDAIGSFVAWPLDLIFIDDETPTKPASKDKGILRHNESVASQKEVFAQGSQQLSQKIGSRQKNKRDLPVTYLPKKGAFVPRYQISLETLVDSSDMATAGAIRLLDMEEDIFGYSCTETIGKEDLEHIFRHQELGVGVIHTYIRFLYDNFMRGNDQLSNRFRFVSSSLVNKALICREPDSCRKYLVKRFMASSTNNLYLWPYNSGCHWLLLAIDPLKEVVYFLNSIDGEWTNYPDMKQLVDTSIKVFRSQRQARVPRTKSSNITWIKVQCPLQRNGIDCGYFVMRFMREIINMNQIEIPITIINLYEIYCKEEKASDNKARV; encoded by the exons ATGGCTAGTGATCAAGAAAACTCACAAGATGCAAATGCTCCTGATGATACTTCAGAAAAAGAAATTACACGAGGCATCACTATTATGAAGAGTATCATTCGTGATAGAGATAAAGCAGTAACATATAATGTAAATTGGAATGCTGATAACCAACTAATTGGGTCTAATGCTGCAAAGTTGGCAAGCTACATTGGTACACTTGTTCGTATGCACATTCCAATCACTGCTACAAGATGGAGTAATAAAGAGTTGGGTAGCGCTAAAGATAAGATTTGGACTGAGATACTG AGGTCTTTTAACATTGAAGATACAACTATCCGAAAAAAGTATATActtcaattggccggaaaaagacaCAGAGGGTGGAGAACGTTTTTAACAAACAAGTATCTTAAGGACAAAGAAATTTTTTTTGTTGAATATGATCCGGAATATCCAGTGAAGTATGCGATCTTCATTACAGAAGAAGAATGGGTTGCTTTTGTAGCCCAAAGAAGAGACGAAAATTTCAAGAAAGTGAGTGCCACAAATCGCGAGAGAGCGTCAAATCCCACgtatgcatacaaaaaagggcgtTTGGGATATGCACGCTTAGAGGAAAAAATT TTAGACGAGAcgaaaagtgacgcaacatcaCTTCCGCCACACGTTTTGTGGAAAGAAGCTCGTGTGGGAAAGGATGGAACTGTTAGGGATGACGTTCAACATATTTATGATGAATGT GAGACCCTATCTCAATCGATAAGCACAGCTGAGGACCAGGAGAACATGAGCGTACTTAGTAGAGcactaaatgttcctgagtatcCCGGTCGGGTGAGGGGTAAAGGGCATGGTTGTACTCCAACTTCCTTGTATAAGAATCCAAGGAGAAGAAATCCTagcaatcaagaagtgatggAGACGTTGCAGGCATTACAAGCGCAAGTTCTTCAATTGCAAAAGGATAATGAGAGATATAGGTGTATGGAAAAGTGCAGTTCACAGTTGAAAGAAACTAGTGAGAAAGCCAGTATCAATTGTCAAAAtaaatttcccgag ggcatttcatCTTGTCAGCTATACTTATCGTCACCGACTTATCGCctagttggcaagggaaaagtgcacaacacttcgggaGATTTACTTCACCATAGACCGCTCCCGGATGGACACCTTAAAGTATCGGTTGATGTTGTATTAGATAAGGATGCGTTGCTACCGATACCTGACATTGTTTCAGAGACAACATTGCTGCGAGATGCAATAGGATCATTTGTTGCATGGCCCTTGGATCTCATTTTCATTGATGATGAG ACGCCTACAAAACCCGCATCTAAGGATAAAGGGATTTTGCGGCACAACGAgtctgttgcatcacaaaaagaG GTATTTGCTCAAGGGTCACAACAACTGAGCCAGAAAATTGGTAGTCGACAGAAAAACAAAAGGGATCTTCCAGTGACTTATTTGCCAAAAAAAGGTGCTTTTGTGCCTCGATACCAGATATCTCTTGAAACACTTGTTGACTCATCAGATATGGCAACAGCTGGTGCTATTCGCTTACTGGATATGGAGGAAGATATCTTTGGTTATTCATGCACTGAAACAATCGGAAAAGAAGATCTGGAACATATTTTTCGGCATCAAGAATTAGGCGTCGGTGTTATACACACATACATCCG GTTCTTGTATGACAATTTCATGCGCGGGAATGATCAATTGTCAAACAGATTCCGTTTCGTGTCTTCCTCCCTGGTCAACAAAGCATTAATTTGTAGGGAACCGGATTCATGTAGAAAGTACTTAGTCAAGAGATTCATGGCCAGCAGTACAAACAACTTGTATCTTTGGCCGTATAATTCAGG GTGTCACTGGTTGTTGCTTGCTATTGATCCTTTAAAAGAAGTGGTATATTTTCTGAATTCGATAGATGGTGAATGGACAAATTATCCGGATATGAAGCAATTAGTTGATAC atCAATAAAAGTGTTCCGATCTCAAAGACAAGCTCGAGTACCACGTACTAAATCCAGCAACATTACGTGGATAAAAGTGCAG TGTCCTCTACAGCGCAACGGTATCGATTGCGGATACTTTGTAATGAGGTTTATGAGGGAAATCATTAATATGAATCAAATAGAGATTCCAATCACG ATAATAAATCTTTACGAAATATATTGTAAAGAAGAAAAAGCAAGCGATAACAAAGCACGAGTTTAA